The following proteins are co-located in the Echinicola sp. 20G genome:
- a CDS encoding SIR2 family protein — MNKEKEAVLKQLQTWTNNIPLIVLGSGASVPFKLPSMWTLGDFLKSSISFVDSDDQAQFEKFKDEFDKTGDLETTLTKLQLRTNVLAEIVDKTWELVNESDLKAYEKFINKEIEFPLAELLKYFLDTAGKKVSIITTNYDRLAEYATSLSKAIVCSGYAQSHIGHFSNNIQSNNLASLNGYKGQVNIWKVHGSLDWFKSNEDENIQLPLRQSIPKDYRPLIVTPGLSKYSETHNEPYRTIFTQADSEIENANGFLCIGYGFNDTHVQPKLIEQIKNNKPIIVITKELTEKTKQSIIDNKCQKYLLIEEANSKDTKIYSSKFGEFVIEDTSYWELGEYLKLIIS; from the coding sequence ATGAATAAAGAAAAAGAAGCTGTATTAAAACAATTACAAACTTGGACAAATAATATTCCTCTAATTGTTCTTGGTAGCGGAGCTTCTGTTCCTTTCAAACTTCCTTCAATGTGGACTTTGGGAGATTTCTTGAAAAGCTCAATAAGTTTTGTAGATTCTGATGACCAAGCTCAATTTGAAAAATTTAAAGATGAATTTGACAAAACTGGTGATTTAGAAACAACACTTACAAAGCTTCAATTAAGAACCAACGTACTTGCTGAAATTGTTGATAAAACTTGGGAACTTGTCAATGAATCAGATTTAAAAGCGTACGAGAAATTCATCAATAAAGAAATTGAATTTCCCTTAGCTGAATTATTAAAATATTTTTTAGACACAGCAGGTAAAAAAGTTTCAATCATAACAACGAATTATGATAGACTAGCTGAATATGCTACTAGTCTTTCTAAAGCCATTGTGTGTAGTGGTTATGCTCAAAGTCATATTGGGCATTTCTCAAACAATATTCAATCCAACAATTTAGCTTCTTTAAATGGCTATAAAGGACAAGTAAACATTTGGAAAGTTCACGGTTCGTTAGACTGGTTTAAGTCTAATGAAGATGAAAATATTCAACTTCCATTAAGACAAAGTATCCCTAAAGACTATCGACCTTTAATTGTAACACCTGGCTTAAGCAAATATTCAGAGACACATAATGAACCATATAGAACAATTTTCACACAAGCAGACTCTGAAATTGAGAATGCGAATGGTTTTTTATGTATTGGCTATGGGTTTAATGACACTCACGTTCAACCAAAACTAATTGAACAAATCAAAAACAATAAGCCAATTATTGTAATAACTAAAGAACTTACTGAAAAAACTAAACAATCAATCATCGATAATAAATGCCAAAAGTACTTACTTATCGAAGAGGCTAATTCTAAAGATACCAAAATCTATTCTTCCAAATTTGGAGAATTTGTAATTGAAGATACTAGTTATTGGGAATTAGGAGAATATTTAAAACTAATCATTTCATAA
- a CDS encoding cell wall metabolism sensor histidine kinase WalK: MKIQNKIIYVLIIIFVSYTLLFSAFIYYSISNYAFTDFYKRLEIRAITTAKSQLDHESDGNILQELRQEYLEKLQDEEIRIFPLEDNQEIPSDSELYKYKASFVEKVLEEGKANYNDKKTFYYGTVYKAVTGDSYLVVISAENYFITHHVLYLRNLLFTSLAIASIIIFIVSFLFSRKIIQPINDIIEKVKEISSDNLHLRLSVNRENDDTVSMLTQTFNDMLNRLETSFETQKNFISNASHELNTPLTSIIGEADVTLSKIRQPEEYINSLQTILEEAEKLNKKTKALLLLAQTGFDGKGQKFNKLRIDQLILDVKDTAEKINPGSKICLDFSLLPENPELLKINANEALMHLALTNIVLNGCKYSDNQAVNVALGVANKKIIMIIKDRGIGIPENELKFIYDPYFRASNTKNYEGYGIGLPLARNIIKIHKGELLVSSAENEGTTVQITLDVFGSKAE, translated from the coding sequence ATGAAAATACAGAACAAGATCATCTATGTCCTGATCATCATCTTTGTCAGCTATACCTTGTTGTTCAGTGCCTTTATTTATTATTCCATTTCCAACTATGCCTTTACGGATTTTTACAAGCGGTTGGAGATCAGGGCGATTACCACGGCCAAGTCCCAGCTCGACCATGAAAGTGATGGGAATATCCTCCAGGAGCTGAGGCAGGAATACCTGGAGAAACTGCAGGATGAGGAAATCAGGATTTTTCCTTTGGAGGACAATCAGGAGATTCCGTCCGACAGTGAGCTGTATAAGTACAAGGCCAGCTTTGTGGAGAAGGTACTGGAAGAGGGAAAGGCCAACTATAATGACAAGAAGACTTTCTACTACGGAACGGTCTACAAGGCCGTCACGGGAGATTCCTATTTGGTAGTGATTTCGGCAGAGAACTACTTTATTACCCACCATGTGCTTTACCTGCGGAACCTACTTTTTACTTCCCTGGCCATCGCCTCGATCATTATCTTTATTGTATCTTTTTTGTTTTCCAGAAAGATCATCCAGCCCATCAATGATATCATCGAGAAGGTAAAAGAGATCAGCTCCGACAACCTGCACCTGAGGTTATCTGTCAACCGGGAAAATGATGATACCGTGAGCATGCTGACCCAGACCTTCAATGATATGCTGAACAGGCTGGAGACTTCCTTTGAGACGCAGAAGAACTTTATCAGCAATGCCTCCCATGAGCTGAATACCCCACTGACCTCCATCATTGGGGAGGCCGATGTGACCTTGAGCAAGATCCGTCAACCGGAAGAATACATCAATTCCCTGCAGACGATTTTGGAGGAGGCCGAAAAGCTGAACAAAAAGACCAAGGCCCTCTTACTGTTGGCCCAAACGGGCTTTGATGGCAAGGGGCAGAAATTCAATAAACTACGGATTGACCAGCTGATCCTGGATGTCAAGGACACTGCCGAGAAGATCAATCCGGGGAGCAAGATCTGTCTGGACTTCAGTTTGTTGCCGGAAAATCCCGAACTGCTGAAAATCAATGCCAATGAAGCCCTGATGCACCTGGCCCTGACCAATATCGTCCTCAATGGCTGCAAGTATTCCGATAACCAAGCCGTCAACGTGGCACTTGGTGTGGCCAATAAAAAGATCATAATGATCATAAAGGACCGAGGCATCGGCATTCCGGAAAACGAACTGAAGTTTATCTATGATCCCTACTTCCGGGCCTCCAATACCAAAAACTACGAAGGCTATGGCATCGGTCTGCCCTTAGCGAGGAATATTATTAAAATCCATAAGGGCGAACTCCTGGTTTCCTCCGCCGAAAATGAAGGCACCACCGTACAGATCACCCTGGATGTTTTCGGCAGCAAAGCAGAGTAA
- a CDS encoding response regulator transcription factor, with protein MKKILLVEDDTNVSAFINKGLTESGYDVTVAMDGNVGLDLALSKSFNLIILDIMLPSKNGLDVCKEIRTNVIDTPILFLTALGSTENVVLGLDSGADDYLAKPFKFMELQARVRTLLRRSGLKNDAGEDSEGEEIFKFSDLLINDDTKTVTRAGFDISLTSTEYRLLLMLVKNQRKVLSRVDILEEVWGIDFDMGTNVVDVYINYLRKKLEKYGGNRLIQTVIGMGYVLKEGE; from the coding sequence TTGAAAAAAATACTATTAGTAGAAGATGATACCAATGTCAGTGCCTTTATCAATAAGGGCTTGACAGAGTCCGGTTATGATGTGACCGTGGCCATGGATGGCAACGTGGGCCTGGATCTCGCGCTCTCCAAGAGCTTTAACCTGATCATCTTGGACATCATGTTGCCTTCAAAGAATGGGCTGGATGTTTGCAAGGAAATCAGGACCAATGTGATTGATACGCCCATCTTATTTTTGACTGCACTGGGCAGTACCGAAAATGTGGTGCTGGGCCTGGACTCGGGGGCAGATGATTACCTGGCCAAGCCTTTTAAGTTTATGGAGTTGCAGGCCAGGGTAAGGACATTACTGAGAAGGTCCGGTCTGAAAAATGACGCAGGAGAGGACTCGGAAGGTGAAGAGATTTTTAAATTTTCCGATTTGCTGATCAATGACGATACCAAGACCGTGACCCGGGCTGGCTTTGACATTTCCCTGACATCCACCGAATACCGCTTGCTTTTGATGCTTGTCAAAAACCAAAGAAAGGTGCTTTCCCGGGTGGATATTTTGGAAGAAGTGTGGGGGATAGACTTTGATATGGGGACCAATGTGGTGGATGTTTATATCAATTACCTCCGGAAAAAACTTGAAAAATATGGGGGCAACCGTTTGATCCAAACGGTGATCGGCATGGGCTACGTTTTAAAAGAAGGAGAATGA
- a CDS encoding HPP family protein, which produces MEKLSRGYRKAKYVVYKQTILNPIDHLWTFIGGFLGIGMIAFVQSELHHLSQLENIFLIGSFGASAVLVYGATNSPLAQPRNLILGHTVSAFVGVSVLKTIGHLDIFWLTCALAVSMSIIVMQILKALHPPGGATALIAVIGTPKIKALGYLYVFSPVFTGALILLLIALLINNIPRERHYPYNPKVTPYMSRKQKYWLNLLRTLGVK; this is translated from the coding sequence TTGGAAAAGCTGAGCAGAGGATACCGGAAAGCCAAATATGTGGTTTACAAACAGACCATTCTTAATCCCATTGATCACCTTTGGACTTTTATTGGTGGCTTTCTGGGCATAGGGATGATTGCCTTTGTCCAATCGGAACTGCATCACCTTTCCCAATTGGAAAATATTTTTCTGATCGGCTCTTTTGGCGCCTCTGCCGTGTTGGTCTATGGTGCCACCAACAGCCCCTTGGCTCAGCCCAGAAACCTGATCCTGGGGCATACTGTTAGCGCCTTTGTGGGGGTCAGCGTTTTAAAAACCATAGGCCATTTGGATATTTTTTGGCTTACCTGTGCTTTGGCTGTTTCCATGTCCATTATCGTGATGCAAATCTTAAAGGCCCTCCATCCTCCGGGAGGGGCCACCGCCCTGATTGCCGTGATTGGCACTCCAAAAATCAAAGCATTGGGCTATCTCTATGTTTTTAGTCCAGTCTTCACTGGCGCACTGATCCTGCTCTTGATTGCCCTGCTGATCAACAATATCCCCAGAGAACGCCATTATCCCTACAACCCAAAAGTTACCCCCTATATGAGCCGCAAACAAAAGTATTGGCTGAATCTTCTGCGGACATTGGGGGTGAAGTAG
- a CDS encoding arylsulfatase: MKKNRISYCLIGLIVLHFGCGESKTEETIQEKKPNIVLLMSDDMGYSDLGCYGGEIQTPNLDKLAKNGLRFTQFYNTARCCPTRASLMTGLHPHQTGIGHMTNPPQSDHHDYDMPGYRGFLNQNTMTLAELLKSAGYRTLMAGKWHLGMSEESMWPMQRGFDQYYGILAGASNYFKPEYPRGITAQNDTISISDPDYYTTDAFTDQAIQFIDAPEGDGEAPFFLYLAYNSPHWPIQAPKEDIDKYRDRYKNGWGALRTERYAKMKAMGLIQEDWPLSPQDSKDWESLSEEKKEEMALRMAIYAAQVDRMDQNIGKLVDYLESQGELDNTLILFMDDNGACAEGGPMGGGPAEQLETKEGYFLTYGQSWANASNTPFKEYKHWIHEGGISSPLIVHWPDGMEEGHKGTLVNQAGYLPDIMSTLMDLTKASYPSEKNGQALPELAGESLLPLISGRGAMNRQKPLFWEHEGNKAVRDGKYKLVMKWNNNGPQKWELYDMEKDRTELHDLAAEMPERVAEMESLWENWAESNQVEPWDKVQAVLKGKK; encoded by the coding sequence ATGAAAAAAAACAGGATAAGTTACTGCCTTATTGGCCTGATAGTACTCCACTTTGGGTGTGGTGAAAGTAAAACTGAAGAGACCATTCAGGAGAAAAAGCCCAACATCGTCCTGCTCATGTCAGATGATATGGGATATTCGGATTTGGGTTGCTATGGTGGAGAGATCCAAACTCCTAACCTCGATAAACTGGCCAAGAATGGCCTTCGCTTTACCCAGTTTTATAACACTGCCAGGTGTTGTCCGACCCGTGCTTCCTTAATGACCGGGCTACACCCTCACCAGACAGGCATTGGCCATATGACAAATCCACCCCAGAGTGACCACCATGATTATGATATGCCAGGCTATAGGGGATTTTTAAATCAAAATACCATGACCCTAGCCGAATTGCTGAAGTCGGCAGGCTATAGGACCTTGATGGCAGGGAAGTGGCATTTGGGCATGAGTGAGGAAAGCATGTGGCCTATGCAAAGGGGCTTTGACCAATATTATGGGATCCTAGCAGGAGCTAGCAACTATTTTAAACCGGAATACCCCCGTGGAATTACTGCCCAAAACGATACCATTTCGATTTCCGACCCAGATTATTACACGACAGATGCCTTTACCGATCAAGCGATCCAGTTCATTGATGCTCCGGAAGGGGATGGGGAAGCTCCATTTTTTCTGTATTTGGCCTATAATTCACCCCACTGGCCCATTCAGGCTCCGAAGGAGGACATAGACAAATACAGAGATCGCTATAAGAATGGTTGGGGAGCCTTGCGGACAGAGCGTTATGCCAAGATGAAAGCAATGGGTTTGATCCAAGAGGATTGGCCCTTATCCCCTCAGGACTCCAAGGATTGGGAGAGTTTAAGTGAAGAGAAAAAAGAGGAGATGGCCCTGAGAATGGCCATTTATGCCGCCCAAGTGGATCGCATGGATCAGAACATCGGAAAATTGGTGGATTACCTGGAGTCCCAGGGGGAACTGGACAATACCTTGATACTTTTTATGGATGACAATGGTGCCTGTGCAGAAGGAGGTCCTATGGGTGGAGGTCCTGCTGAGCAACTGGAAACCAAGGAAGGTTATTTTCTGACTTATGGCCAATCCTGGGCGAATGCCTCCAATACGCCTTTTAAAGAATACAAACATTGGATCCATGAGGGAGGCATTTCCTCTCCCTTAATTGTCCACTGGCCGGACGGGATGGAAGAAGGCCATAAAGGGACATTGGTGAACCAAGCTGGTTACCTGCCGGATATTATGAGCACTTTGATGGACTTGACCAAAGCTTCTTATCCTTCCGAGAAAAACGGACAGGCATTGCCTGAACTTGCAGGGGAAAGCCTGCTGCCTCTGATCAGTGGAAGGGGAGCAATGAACCGCCAAAAACCATTGTTTTGGGAGCATGAAGGAAATAAGGCCGTTCGGGATGGAAAGTACAAGTTGGTCATGAAATGGAACAATAATGGCCCCCAAAAGTGGGAACTTTATGATATGGAAAAGGACAGAACCGAACTCCACGATTTGGCTGCTGAGATGCCTGAAAGGGTAGCAGAGATGGAGTCCCTATGGGAAAACTGGGCAGAGAGTAATCAGGTAGAACCATGGGATAAGGTGCAGGCTGTGTTGAAGGGTAAAAAATAA
- a CDS encoding sulfatase has translation MKSTKNRNFTFLACWTMLALLLFKIGPVKAQQKKPNILLILVDDLKPNLGVYGDEHAISPNIDELANSGMRFDQAYCNQAVCVSSRYNLILGSRSTSTGLYNFGKEFRDVIPDAVTMPQYFRSAGYTAESMGKVFHIGHGNTNDEASWSIPHWKEKVIEYVDPESTHGQLTREEAYFENTPMYIKDTPPNHELPRGAAWESPDVTDEAYADGRVARHAIDRLRYHKSHDDQPFFMAVGFARPHLPFSVPKKYWDLYDPETLPLADYEKSPENAPEFAMKHGGEINQFFPIPTQQQLFEKDLQRKLVHGYYASLSYMDAQVGKVLRELERLGLDENTIVVLWGDHGWHLGDHGIWTKHTNYEQANRIPIIFRAPGVTSPNGSTKQFAETVDIFPTLAALAGLERPDVPQPIDGINLIPSLKDGGEIIKDHAYHAFNRGGYLGEAIRTDRYRMVRWTHMRDKNKAVEYELYDYQDDPQETKNIAADQAEVVKELEAKLDQYPKAIGLP, from the coding sequence ATGAAAAGTACTAAAAACAGGAATTTCACTTTCTTGGCTTGTTGGACCATGCTGGCCTTGTTGCTTTTTAAGATTGGCCCAGTGAAAGCCCAACAGAAAAAACCGAATATCCTTTTGATCTTGGTGGATGACCTTAAGCCCAATTTGGGGGTTTATGGTGATGAACACGCCATCAGTCCCAATATCGACGAATTGGCAAATAGCGGAATGCGTTTTGACCAAGCTTACTGCAACCAGGCGGTTTGTGTGTCTTCCCGGTACAATTTGATTTTGGGCTCCAGATCTACCAGCACAGGACTATATAATTTTGGGAAGGAATTTAGGGATGTGATACCTGATGCCGTAACCATGCCGCAGTACTTTAGATCTGCAGGTTATACCGCTGAATCCATGGGCAAGGTTTTCCACATAGGGCATGGCAACACCAATGATGAAGCTTCTTGGAGCATTCCGCATTGGAAGGAAAAAGTGATCGAATACGTGGATCCAGAAAGTACCCATGGCCAATTGACCAGGGAAGAGGCATATTTTGAAAATACACCGATGTATATCAAAGATACTCCCCCAAATCATGAGTTGCCAAGGGGAGCTGCCTGGGAAAGTCCCGATGTCACCGATGAGGCCTATGCGGATGGTAGAGTAGCGCGTCACGCCATTGACCGTTTACGTTACCACAAGAGCCATGACGACCAACCTTTCTTTATGGCCGTTGGTTTTGCCCGTCCACATCTTCCTTTCAGTGTGCCCAAAAAATACTGGGACCTGTATGATCCTGAAACTTTGCCATTGGCAGACTACGAAAAAAGTCCAGAAAATGCGCCTGAGTTTGCCATGAAACATGGTGGGGAGATCAACCAGTTTTTTCCTATTCCCACCCAGCAGCAATTGTTTGAAAAAGATCTGCAGCGGAAATTGGTTCATGGTTACTATGCCAGCCTGAGCTATATGGATGCGCAAGTAGGTAAGGTGCTCAGGGAATTGGAAAGGTTAGGATTGGATGAAAATACGATTGTGGTGCTTTGGGGAGATCATGGTTGGCACTTGGGAGACCATGGCATCTGGACCAAGCATACCAATTACGAACAAGCGAACAGAATCCCCATCATCTTTAGGGCTCCAGGAGTCACTTCCCCAAACGGAAGCACCAAGCAATTTGCTGAGACGGTGGATATCTTCCCGACTTTGGCAGCACTGGCAGGCTTGGAAAGACCAGACGTACCACAACCCATCGATGGAATCAACTTGATACCGAGCTTGAAAGATGGAGGGGAAATCATCAAAGACCACGCTTATCACGCCTTCAATAGAGGAGGATATTTGGGAGAAGCCATCCGAACTGATCGGTATAGAATGGTGAGATGGACCCATATGAGGGATAAGAATAAAGCGGTGGAATATGAGTTGTATGACTATCAGGATGATCCTCAGGAAACCAAGAACATTGCCGCAGATCAAGCAGAAGTCGTCAAAGAATTGGAAGCCAAGCTCGATCAATATCCCAAAGCGATTGGGCTACCTTAA
- a CDS encoding family 43 glycosylhydrolase, with the protein MNNKKNILLALICCLMTIPVFGQQDKEAAYEAHDQAIYLKDGWIRDPYILLDEDGYYYLTGTTPLPNDPRETTEPYNTGLDAQNMELFGTPSIVGHKVRVWKSKDLFDWEYLGEPFDLAEGYWAKKMPDKLNEKPASDWRLWAPEVYHVNGQWIYVHTSPDPVQGGANLAISEGDNPSGPFTFPMGDDMRNKHDPSLFRDDDGTWYLLWGNTFIAPIKPGFKGLAAEPKRIDPANRVIGHEGATLRKIGDKYVHFGTAWSTDKMRKGSYNLYYCTSDNITGPYGPRKFVGRFLGHGTPFQDKEGRWWCTAFYNGNVPPVDREGIQQNDLGETAQTINEQGMTIVPLEVKVLDNGEIYIRALDPDYAMPGPDEAQSFEKK; encoded by the coding sequence ATGAACAATAAGAAAAATATACTTTTGGCCTTGATATGCTGTTTGATGACCATTCCTGTTTTTGGACAGCAAGATAAAGAGGCAGCCTATGAAGCGCATGACCAAGCGATCTACCTAAAAGATGGTTGGATTCGCGACCCTTATATCCTTCTGGATGAGGACGGTTATTATTATTTGACAGGTACTACACCTTTGCCGAATGACCCTAGGGAAACTACAGAGCCCTACAATACAGGTTTGGATGCCCAAAATATGGAACTCTTTGGCACCCCAAGCATTGTGGGGCATAAGGTCAGGGTTTGGAAAAGCAAGGACCTTTTTGATTGGGAATACCTTGGAGAGCCATTTGATTTGGCAGAAGGGTACTGGGCGAAAAAAATGCCGGATAAATTGAATGAAAAGCCTGCCAGCGATTGGCGTTTGTGGGCTCCTGAAGTATATCATGTCAATGGGCAGTGGATTTATGTACATACTTCTCCTGATCCCGTTCAAGGTGGAGCCAACTTGGCCATTTCTGAAGGGGATAACCCATCAGGGCCTTTTACTTTTCCTATGGGAGATGATATGCGAAATAAACATGACCCGAGCTTGTTCAGAGATGATGATGGTACTTGGTATTTGCTTTGGGGAAATACATTTATTGCACCGATCAAGCCTGGGTTTAAAGGCTTGGCAGCCGAGCCTAAGCGTATTGATCCAGCCAATAGGGTAATTGGCCATGAAGGTGCGACCTTAAGGAAAATAGGCGACAAATATGTGCATTTCGGTACGGCCTGGTCCACTGATAAAATGCGGAAAGGTTCCTATAATCTCTACTACTGTACTTCAGACAATATCACTGGACCTTACGGGCCAAGAAAGTTTGTTGGTCGCTTTTTAGGACATGGGACTCCTTTTCAGGACAAGGAGGGGAGATGGTGGTGTACGGCTTTTTATAATGGAAATGTGCCGCCCGTGGATCGGGAAGGAATTCAGCAAAATGATTTGGGAGAAACTGCCCAAACCATTAATGAGCAGGGAATGACCATTGTTCCTTTGGAAGTGAAAGTGCTGGATAATGGAGAGATTTATATCCGTGCCCTTGATCCAGACTATGCCATGCCAGGACCGGATGAAGCACAGTCTTTTGAGAAGAAATAG
- a CDS encoding sulfatase, whose amino-acid sequence MTLKTNQSRQVYFRADIMAMLLFFFGMTFTLELKAQEKPNMIVYLSDDLGYLDVSVYGAEVVKTPVLEKLSKEGMTFNNAFVASPSCAPSRAALLTGLMPARSGAETNHSFPEKGIPYLIQNLKENGYAVFAFGKVAHYGGNERCGFDFHHDQQVNLYQNISQYFDSTQVEGPVCIFVGDRRPHVWWTEEMDYDPEEVDLPPCFIDTKATREHRARYFTDVSGMDNEMGEVLEYLGNMLGENIFTLFTSDHGAQWPFAKWNLYDAGIRTPLIVKWPGVIEPGSKTNAMVSWVDILPTMLNISGSKIPADLDGKPFTDVLKGEADEFRDFIYTTHSGDGNFNVYPIRSIRDQRYKLIINLVPDALHTNHSDILRKDGAGAYWDSWDKEAAHNPLAAAIVQKYFVRPEVEFYDLANDPNEQYNLADDEKYNVLIKEMENQLKSWMEEQGDQQKVYHKPYPIDGPKPNASTIEKRKNEQ is encoded by the coding sequence ATGACCCTAAAAACCAACCAAAGCAGGCAAGTCTATTTCCGCGCCGATATAATGGCAATGCTTTTATTTTTTTTTGGAATGACCTTTACTTTAGAACTCAAGGCTCAAGAAAAACCCAATATGATTGTGTACTTGTCCGACGACTTGGGCTACCTGGATGTATCTGTCTATGGTGCCGAAGTGGTCAAGACACCTGTATTGGAAAAGCTGAGTAAAGAAGGAATGACCTTTAACAACGCTTTTGTGGCATCACCATCCTGTGCTCCTAGTAGGGCAGCTTTGCTCACAGGTTTGATGCCTGCCAGAAGTGGTGCAGAAACCAATCATTCCTTTCCTGAAAAAGGGATTCCTTACTTGATCCAAAACCTCAAAGAGAACGGTTATGCTGTATTTGCCTTTGGAAAGGTGGCCCACTATGGGGGAAATGAGAGGTGTGGTTTTGACTTTCATCATGATCAGCAAGTCAACCTTTACCAAAACATCAGCCAATACTTTGATTCTACCCAAGTGGAGGGACCTGTTTGCATATTTGTGGGGGACAGAAGACCCCATGTTTGGTGGACAGAGGAAATGGATTATGATCCTGAAGAAGTGGATTTGCCTCCCTGTTTTATTGATACCAAAGCTACCCGGGAACATCGGGCAAGGTATTTTACTGATGTAAGTGGAATGGACAATGAAATGGGGGAGGTCTTGGAATACCTAGGGAATATGCTTGGGGAGAATATTTTTACCCTTTTTACCAGTGATCATGGTGCGCAGTGGCCTTTTGCAAAATGGAACCTTTATGATGCCGGTATCCGAACGCCTTTGATCGTGAAATGGCCGGGAGTGATTGAGCCGGGAAGTAAAACAAATGCCATGGTCAGTTGGGTAGATATCCTACCGACCATGCTGAATATTTCAGGCTCAAAGATTCCTGCTGACTTGGACGGAAAACCATTTACGGATGTCCTAAAAGGGGAAGCCGACGAATTCAGGGATTTTATTTACACCACGCACAGCGGAGATGGTAACTTCAATGTTTATCCCATCAGAAGCATTCGGGACCAACGCTATAAGTTGATCATTAACCTGGTTCCTGATGCCTTGCACACCAATCATTCGGATATTTTGAGGAAAGATGGAGCAGGAGCTTATTGGGACAGCTGGGATAAGGAGGCTGCCCATAATCCATTGGCAGCGGCCATTGTCCAGAAGTACTTTGTCCGCCCAGAGGTGGAGTTTTATGACTTGGCCAATGATCCGAATGAGCAATATAACCTTGCGGATGATGAAAAGTACAACGTTCTAATTAAGGAGATGGAAAACCAATTGAAAAGCTGGATGGAGGAGCAAGGGGATCAACAAAAGGTCTACCACAAACCCTATCCAATCGATGGCCCTAAACCAAATGCCAGCACAATAGAAAAAAGAAAAAATGAACAATAA